AAGCCAGACAAAGCAGCTCACGCCTGACACTGAGTCGACTTCTCCCCGGCTGAAAGCCTGTATTAAGAGAAGTTTAAACTGTGGCTAGCAGATCCGCTGGACACAATCCAAACACTGGGGCACATTGAGTGTATATATTACAGAGACATGTAAAGGATTTAATGTGAAACGCAAGCAATATAAATCAAACGGGGAAATATGAACAGTGACACATGTGAACAATAAAAACGTAAACATCCTCTTTTTGGCAGAAAACGTTTCCTTCTTGTCCAGAGGTTAAAGTAGAGACGACATTTCAACAGGAGCTCGTGACACAGTGAGACGGTGAAACACACCGCTCGCAACATTAGTAGAGGATTGTATGTTTCTGCTCATGTTTTGCTCAGTCTCCAGGGTGCCGGGTTTACCACAGGTGAAACCTCGCCCCCGTCTGTCACTTGGGCAACAGGGGCGTCACATCGAGACATGGATCTCGTCAGCAGTCTGACAGACAGAGGCTGACACATCTTGCTGGTCATGCAGCTGCAACATGAGGAGCTTCACCGCGGCGTGTTACCTGAGGACTCTGCTTCTAGGACTGCTTCACATCCaatgtggtgagaactgatttttattttttgattcagaatatgtatatttttactTATGTTGAGGCTTGGGTGGCCGTCAACATTGAATAGAAGAAATAGAAagccttttattgtcattgcacgagTCAAGTACAACGACATTTTTAGTAAGCTTTCTCAATTGGTGCAttcgagaaaataaataaatatataaatagaacaagaacaacagtaTACCAAAtagaatgtaaatataaatatgaaattGTTATTCACAGTACTTCATATTTATTCACGAGACATAATTTTCTGGAAACGTCTAAATAATGCCTCAAGGGTGTGAATTCTCTTCTGCAgctattttttcatttattacaAAACATCTCAGCTAGACAGTTTCTCAAGTCTAAAACATGAGTCATGGGGATGTACCGCCATTAGTCGTCATAATACAATCTGGGCGAATATCTTTCCGGGGTGACTTGGATTATTCGTATCAGGTTGGTTGTGGACCTTCTCTCTCAGCACCTCTCAAATTATATCCACAGCACAATTAAGGGGAACCCAAACTGTCCGATGTAGAAATCAGAAACCTAACGTGAATTCAATGTAGAGATCAGACACCTAATGTGAATTCAATGTAGAGATCAGAAACCTAACGTGAATTCAATGTAGCAATCAGAAACGTAACGTGAATTCAATGCAGAGATCAGAAACCTAACGTGAATTCAATGTAGGGATCAGAAACCTAACGTGAATTCAATGTAGAGATCAGAAACCTAACGTGAATTCAATGTAGAGATCAGAAACCTAACGTGGCGCTgctctcccccccgtcccctgctGTGTCCAGGGGCCCGCGTGCTGACGGAGGTCCCGTCAGGGCCTCTCTACCGGGTCGCAGGCCACCCGCTCCGGGTTCCCTGCAACGTGAGCGGCTTCCGGGacgctgagagagagaagggcttTCAGGTTCTAATGCAAGAACCGGAGAAGACAATGGACATCAACGTCATCAGCGCCAGAGATCAAAACTTTGCCTGGGGCAAGTTTAGCGGCCGTGTGAAAAGCAAGGAAATCACCCTGGCGATGTTGGCGCCCAACTCGGCTCTCTTCACCATCGGCGAGTTGAAGGCGAGCGACGAGGGGGAGTATGAATGTGCTGTGGAAAACGACGAAACCGCCTATGACGGAACCTATTCTGCTAAGATCAAAGTGAAAGGTAACATCATCTTATATCTCTAATTAGAACTCACTACTTATTCCCCATCTTGTGAAGCGGACTGTAAACTCTGTGATTGAACgactctttctcttcctccgtcTTGGAATCAAAGTGATCGACAACACCCTGACCGTCTCCTCCCCGGACCCCCCCTCGCTGAGCCTGGACGAAGGCGACCCGCTCACTCTGACGTGCCAGGCCTCCAGCAACACCGTCCAGCACACCCACCTATCCGTCACCTGGTACCTCCACATGGACGGGGAAGAGCCCCCCCAGCCCATCGTCTCCCTGGACAAGGACCTGACCCCGAGTCCCGGGCCGAGGTTCAGGGAACGCTACGGAGCCGGGATCGTTCGGCTGGACAAAGTGGGCGAGGCCACGTACCGGCTGACCATAGCCCAGCTAGAACCGTCGGACCAGGGGCGGGTCTACTGCCAGGCCCGGGAGTGGATCCAGGACCCTGACCGGTCCTGGTACCCGATCACTCAGAAGGACTCGGAGACCACCGCACTGACGGTCAAAGCTAAAGGTAAATCAACTTTAGTCACTTATTGTCAACAGAAGTCGTCTTAAATGGCAAAGATGTCTTGCGGTTCATTGTCGCCTGTGGTGTCTGTAGTCTGACAGGATGTGTGCAAACTTTGCACAAATAGCATTGCTTCTATCACTTCTCTATTACTTATTCTGCACACTAGACCAGGTGGGGGCTGAGCAGGGCTCTCTGTCGGTGAGGCTGTCGGTGAGACCGGAGGCCCTGCAGGAGGGCCAGGAGCTGGCTTTAACCTGCAGCGTCGAGGGCCTTGCCGCCAGACAGTCCTTCTCCGTGGCCTGGCTTCGGGACGGCTCGGAGCTGGCCCGCTTCGGCCCCACGGGCGTCCTGCATGTGGGGGCGGAGCACGGCGACCGCCACACCGGGGGGCAGCTACTGGCCACCAAGACCGGCCCCAGGGAGCACCTGTTGGTCCTCAGGCCGGTGAGGGTGCAGGACCAGGGGGGGTACGCCTGCAGAGCCTGGCCCCAGGACCGGAACGAGGACGAGAGCTTCACGCAGGGCCAGTACCGGGACTCCCCGACCCAGGTGGTCAGCATCTCCGCCACAGGTGTGTCAGAACCCCTCTGGTCTTTAGGGTcatgagggggagcaggaggggagggggttgtgGTCTTACAGACGGAGTGTTAGACAGCCTTTCCCTCGATTCAGTATCGAAAATTGATAAGTCCATCATCGTTGATAAAGGTTGCGGATAAAATGTACATTATTTTTGAACAGCTGACGTGTtggtccaaagcgacttacaataagtgcaaaAAGTGCAAGAATCATTCGAGTGCCTACAATTCCTCACATTTTTTTAAGCAACTTTGATTTCGGTAACTTCCTCTTTCTAGTCAGTTTTATTAAAAAGATAAATAGTTTTAGTCTGTAGCTCCATAATGGTTCATGTATATTTACTTACTAGTTGCGTCTAAACTGGGGCACTGCTATATTAAAAACATGACCTTGGTTGTTCCTGCTGTGAGAAGGGCCCTGAACTTCTGCATAATTTCAACCAAGCTTCGGATCTGGGGAGACCATAGCTATGTTCGaaaaatcgttccctatcacagatatagtgcactatatagggtgctcgccattttgtagtggtgttcaaattctcagtggttaatttcatacactatatagtgcacttaaaatacccaaaattttaGTGTACACATCATGtcccctacatgttactcccgtataccacaatgcaatgcggtcgtgctTTTCCGGAGGATCAGAACCTGAATAGCCgcaaaaacgaatacatttaatgataagagtctccggctttcgtttagaaaggtcaacaatttatttgggatttaacatagaaaatgtaacattcaaaattaatttgaaaaaacttgatcaaggaaatgtaacattcaacatcaatacaacctccagctttcctcgtgagtgcccggtttgtttacttgatgtgggcgcatctgtctgctctcccaaatacccggcgcattcactgacgcaaatgacgtttagaaatgttcagcgtagcgTCCAaatctcgtttgttcgttctaTATAAAGTGCACTAtgtcatgaacactatatagggaatagtgagtgaatagggaacgatttcgaacacagctagtgcCTTCTCAGTTACCGCACCctccctctggaactccctccccaacCACATACGACAGGCCAACACTCTCCCTTCATTTAAACCTCAAAACCCACCGCTTTAAGACTACTCTCACCACACCACCTCCTTCCCttatctccccttcctccttttttatctttttacttTTATCCGTTCTTCTtagtaaattatttattttgtgttcactCTGTAAAGCGTCTTGGAGTCCTTAGAAAAGTGCCATGTAAAGCGAATGTATTATTATTCCTGTGTTGACAGCGAGTGAGCTCTCCGTCCAGATGGGGGGTGAGAGCGTCGCGGTCACGGAGGGCGGTAGGCTGCAGCTGACCTGTAGAGTGACCGGGTTCAGAGGTCGACTCTCAGTCACCTGGGAACACAAGTCCGCCAGTCCCTCCAGACAGGTGGTGGGCCTCAGccaggagggggtggtggagccgGGGCCGGACTTCGCCCAGAGAGACGTCAGAGCCAGGCGACCGGCAGCCGACACGTTCACCTTGGAGCTGGAGGAAGTGCGCCCGTCCGACGCGGGCACCTACGGGTGCACCGTGTCCGAGTGGACCGTCAAGCCCACCGGGGACGTTGAATTGTCCCACAGCCAAGAGAAGACGTGCACTGTGAATGTCGGCCTTTTAGGTGAGTAAAACCTGGTTCTGTTCGGTGGCCTTTCATCAATCAGTTTCAGGATTGACAAAATGTGATGAAAATATCCATTAGCTTAGGTCAGGACATATACCTTTCCCACACTACATCCTTCAGACGAAAGATAAACACATTCTATACTAAAAACTACAAGCAAGCAATTGAAGCATTAGAGTCACAATGTGTACAATTTCCACTAGCTCATAGCTtgaataatgtatatatatatataacatgggCATATCTCAGGTTTGACTTAAACTATTAACTTCGCAATGAAAATACCTCCTATAACTGATATGTTCTACGAACAAAAAGTACCCCTCCTTCTTTACAAAAATATTATTATCGACATTCACAAAAAACCCTCAGACTTACCATAACCCCATCCCACGCACCCTAAGCCACTCCCTCATCctaaaacccctcccactcagccTTAAATcccccccactcaccctaaaacccctcccactcaccctaaaaCATCCTACTCACCCTAAACCCATCCTGTTCACACAAACCCCTCCCACTAACCCTAAAACCGCCCCtactcaccctaaacccctcctTACTCATCTTAAACCACTCCcactaaacccctcccactctcactaAACCCCTCCTACTCACCCTAAACCCATCCCGTTCACACAAACCCTCCCACCTACCctaaaacccctcccactcaccctaaacccctcctactcaccctaaacccctcccactcaccctaaaaCCGCCCCtactcaccctaaacccctcctTACTCATCCTTAACCACTCCcactaaacccctcccactcccactaaacccctcccactcaacaTTAACCCCTCCTACTCAGGCCACCCAGTCAGCCGAGGTAAGCTAGCTCACGTCACACAGTTCCCAGCCAGTCAGAGCGGACATAGCACCTGAGTTCTAAAAGACTCCCGCCTGCTAACTGGGAGGGGCTCAACGTCACACCTTGACACTTTTGAtgttgcccgcccagagaacaCGCTGAGGCTGACTCTGAAGGGACGCGATACCGCGGCGACGTTGGGGGGAGACGTGGAGCTCTGGTGCCACGTCAAGGCCCCCCGCATCCCCATGACGCTGACATGGACCCTGCGGCGCGACGGGTCCCCCCCCGACAGGCTCCTGGAGCTGTCCCCGGACGGCGCCATCACCTGGCGGGGGGGCCGGCAGCAGCGCTACCAGCTGCGGGTGGAGCGGCTCGATGAGACGGTCCTCGTTCACAAGCTGCGCATCGCGGGGGCCACGCCCAGCGAGGCGGGCCGCTACCAGTGCGAGGCGTCGGTGTTCCTGGAGAAGAGACACAAGAAGATGAACCCGTCCAACGAGCTGGCAGTCATGGTGACACGGCCGGGTGAGGTGATGTCTGGGGGGCTACGGTCCATGAAGGCCTAGCCATTAGAAATAACTCataatacattatttatttatatatatatagatatatagatatatatatagatatatagatatacgtatatatacaaaataaagGGTTCTTAAGTAAtgagggttagctaaccctattTACAATGACGGGCTGTCCTGTCATTGTCAATACGATTTATTTCGCTTATATCACAGTTGGCAACACTAGATAAGAGTTACTTTAATGTAGAACAATATTGTATTCTTTTTATCAGCTGCATTGTAGCTATTCTTCTGCGCCACTTGGAGCATATTGGAGCAACCTGTGGTGGTTTAGACCTTAGATAGGATTAAACCCTACAACACAGTGCTGGCTGGCAAATTTCTTTCAAGACCTAAAGTAAAATCCATCACTTaaactgaatgaatgaataatgatacaggcctcgtcctcctcctcattgtcCCAGCCTGCTTGTTACTTGGTGTTTGACTAAATGAGGAACCGCTCCATCGGAGTACTGGTGGGTTCTTAGAACTCACCGGTTAACCACCCTAGGCTCAGGAGGTGGTTAACACCTAATAAGCTATTCGGCTTATCTGAAGTGGACCTCAGAGCCGGTTGCTGGCCGCAGCCGGCTCTGAGGTCACGGAGATCCGGATCTCGGGAATGACTTCCTAAAtgaattgttgttgttttttaaattatatatCAAGGCAATTAAATATCTTTTTTTCATCATAATTATTTTAAGACATATAATCGCGCTATATTGCTGTATAATCAGGAGTTGATTTCGTtaacattacacacacaaaaaatatatctatttgtgtacttgtgtgttttttgtaagTATATTTTCCATCTATCTATTTAATTATAGAAAATTAGATTGTGTGAAGTGCATAGCTCGGGTTGTGTCTGTAGGTGTCATTCTGTTAAGAATTGTGCTCGTCCAGGAATGCAGTAAAAAAAatcttcattaaaaaaataaaatctggaCTTCTAACCCCTGCCCACGGCCCCGGTCAGGAGCCTGAGTCGGCCCAACGTATGAAAGAGTGCTGGGCAGACACGTTCAGGAAGGTGTCTGAGGGACCGTCCTGTTGCTGACCACCGGTCTCTGTCTGTTCTCCTAGAGAGCAAGCTCTCCCTGGACGCCCAGTCAATCAGCGGTCTGCTCGACGCCGACGTGGTGGTCACCTGCTCCGTGACCGAGACCACCCCGGGCAACCCCAGCTACGCCGTCACCTGGCGGGAGGAACGCGACAACCGCACCCTCCTGGTCTCGAGTCGTGACGGCGTGGTCACTCCCGGAGCTCAGGCGACGCCCGGCGACGAGCAGCGAATCAGCATGCGGCAGAGGGCGGGCCCTAGCTTTGAGCTGACCATTCGCCGTGCCCGGGTTGGGGACAGCGGGAGGTACTCTTGCGTGGTCGTGGAGTGGCTGCAGGATCCCAACGACAACTGGTTTGACCTGCCGCCGGTGCGAGGGACCATGACTTTGCAGATCTCAGAGCCAGGTCAGTGATCCGAGTGGTTCATCAGGCCTGCGCGTTCACGTCACCGACCGAGGGGCACCCGGGTACGAGGGTCCCGACCCACTGGCTGATGAGGACgtgtgtgatctgtgtgtgtgtatgtgtgtatgtgtgtctgtgtgtgtgggtgggtgtgtccgTTTATGTGTTCAAGCAAACGTTTTGTTGTGAACTGAAGTCgtcaaatgtttgtttgttgcatGTACACCAGGGGTGGGAATCACAGTGTACCTCACAAAACGATACGAGATACGTGGCCCACGATACCGATAGTATTCTGATCAAGATGTATGTGTAACTATGAATACAAAATTACCTTGAAAAGGTAAAGTGCTGGATTTCTGTCTTTATTCATGGTCCAAACATGAGTTTTTCCGTTACACGTCttaaaaaaaccaaaacaacgATATTGGGTGCCAGTGTATCGTTTATCGTATCTCACTAAGAAGGGGGAAGATATAATCGCCGTATCAATATATCGTCTCACCCCTAATGTAcgctgtgtgtgtcccctcagAGGGTGGGCTGTCCGTCGGAGGAGGACGAGAGGTCAACGTGACGGTGGCTGCGTCCCACGACTTCACCGTCCCCTGCGACATCATCGCCCAGTCCAGCCCCTACTCCGCCTTCAACGTCACCTGGTtctggaggagggaggcggaCGGCGAGACACGCCCCCTCTTCACCGCGCATCCCGACGGCACGCTGCAGGACGTCAGTGGGCGGGGCGACCGGCTCCGGTTCCACCGCCCGCGACCCGCCCTCTTCAGCCTGACGGTGTCCGGGGCGCTGCCAGAGGACGGAGGGCGGTACCACTGCCGGGTGGAGGAGTGGCTGCTCTCCCCTTCCaggagaagggtggggggggtgcagcGGTCCGAGGAGCTCAGTGTCAACATCCAAGGTAGACGACGCGCACAAAGGGGAAATCATCTTTGAAAACGTATTAAGTTTAATATAAGGGACCATGAATTAACCGTTTATTAATGCAGTGATAAGCATGACAGACAGTTGGTCTAGTCATCGTTTACTTACTTTTATATTACCTTTTGTAATATACCTTTTGGTATTGTATACTCAGTTCCTGTTTTATGAAAGAGCATGGACTTACTCCCTGTATTAGGGTCCCTCTCACATGGTGCAGGCAGCATGATGCAGGTccgcggggggcgggggggggggggggagccaacACACGATGTGGACCACCACGATGCAGGTCCTGGGGGAAGCTGAACCCGAACCCTGTGTTTTGAACGTTATCTTAAGAATCAGAAACACCTGCCCCCTCTTCTCCCAGTCTTCGACATGCAGGTGGACCATGACCAGCGCAACCTGAGGGTCACCGAGGGCAACGACGTGGACCTGGACTGCTCCCTGACCAAGTATGGGTTTGGGCCCGGCACGGCTTTCTCCCTCACCTGGTTCTACACGGGCCCCCTTCCCGGGGAGAACGTCACCCTGGCAGAGCTGAGCCAGGAGGGTCTTCTGACGCGACCGTGGGGGGGCGGCCCAGGCAGGAGGCTGACCCTGTCCCGGCCCGACCGCTGCAACTTCCGGCTGAGTCTGCAGAGCGCCCAgccgggggacggggggcacTACTGGTGCCGGGTGGAGCAGCACCGGCTGGGGCAGGAGGGACGCTGGCAGCTGGTGGCCGTGGACACGTCCGGGCGTACGCACCTCACCGTGGGGGACCCGGGTACGATGGCCCCCGGTCCACTGGCTGATGAGGACgtgtgtgatctgtgtgtgtgtatgtgcatctgtgtgtgtgggtgtgtgtgtgtgggtgtgtgtgggtgtgtccgtTTATGTGTTCAAGCAAACGTTTTGTTGTGAACTGAAGTCgtcaaatgtttgtttgttgcatGTACACCAGGGGTGGGAATCACAGTGTACctcacaaaacggtacgagataCTAGTAGATAGTAACCATGAATACAAAATTACCTTGAAAAGGTAAAGTGCTGGATTTCTGTCTTTATtcaaaaaaccaaaacaacgATATTGGGTGCCAGTGTATCGTTTATCGTATCTCACTAAGAAGGGGGAAGATATAATCGCCGTATCAATATATCGTCTCACCCCTAATGTAcgctgtgtgtgtcccctcagAGGGTGGGCTGTccgtcggaggaggaggagaggtcaaCGTGACGGTGGCTGCGTCCCACGACTTCACCGTCCCCTGCGACATCATCGCCCAGTCCAGCCCCTACTCCGCCTTCAACGTCACCTGGTtctggaggagggaggcggaCGGCGAGACACGCCCCCTCTTCACCGCGCACCCCGACGGCACGCTGCAGGACGTCAGTGGGCGGGGCGACCGGCTCCGGTTCCACCGCCCGCGACCCGCCCTCTTCAGCCTGACGGTGTCCGGGGCGCTGCCAGAGGACGGAGGGCGGTACCACTGCCGGGTGGAGGAGTGGCTGCTCTCCCCTTCCaggagaagggtggggggggtgcagcGGTCCGAGGAGCTCAGTGTCAACATCCAAGGTAGACGACGCGCACAAAGGGGAAATCATCTTTGAAAACGTATTAAGTTTAATATAAGGGACCATGAATTAACCGTTTATTAATGCAGTGATAAGCATGACAGACAGTTGGTCTAGTCATCGTTTACTTACTTTTATATTACCTTTTGTAATATACCTTTTGGTATTGTATACTCAGTTCCTGTTGTATGAAAGAGCATGGACTTACTCCCTGTATTAGGGTCCCTCTCACATGGTGCAGGCACCACGATGCAGGTCCTGGGGGAAGCTGAACCCGAACCCTTTGATAACgaataatgtttttattttgtatttgtttttaaacagGCAATATGCATGCTGCCTCAGACTCCTCTTCTTCAGCCATCCTTCCAGGGGTCCTCACAGGCCTGATCGTACTCCTACTGGTGGTTGTGGGGGTCCTGGTGCTGAAGATACGACAGGGCCCGACCACAGGGGCCAGGAAGAAGACCTCTCTCTGGACAGAGGGAGTCTTTCTGAAGGACAAAGCCCCCAAGCATATCGATGaagactagaggaggaggagagaagaggagaggaggaggagaggagaggagggagaggaggaggagaggagaggagggagaggagggagagtagaggaggtgaggagagtagaggaggaggagaggagagggagaggagggagaggagaggagaggaggggaggggagaggagaggagaggagaggagaggagggagagtagaggaggagaggaggaggagaggagaggagggagagtagaggagcaggaggagaggagaggagagggagaggagaggagaggagaggagaggagaggaggagaggagaggagaggaggtgaggagagtagaggaggaggagaggagaggaggggaggggaggggagaggagaggagaggagaggagaggagaggaggaggagaggagaggagggagagtagaggaggagaggaggaggagaggagaggagggagagtagaggaggaggaggagaggagaggagaggagaggaggtgaggagagtagaggaggaggagaggagagggagaggaagtgagaggagaggagaggagaggaggtgaggagagtagaggaggaggagaggagagggagaggagggagaggagaggagaggaggggaggggaggggagaggagaggagaggagaggaggaggagaggagaggagggagagtagaggaggagaggaggaggagagggagaggaggtagaggagaggagaggagaggagaggagagtagagtagaggaggagaggagagtagagtagaggaggagagtaggaggcgaggagaggagaggaggaggagaggagaggagggagagtagaggaggagaggaggaggagaggagaggagggagagtagaggaggaggaggagaggagaggagagggagaggaggggagaggagaggagaggagaggaggagaggagaggagaggaggtgaggagagtagaggaggaggagaggagagggagaggagggagaggaggggaggggagaggagaggagaggaggaggagaggagaggagggagaggagggagaggagaggagaggagaggagaggagaggagagaagaggaggagaggagagtagaggaggaggagagtaggaggcgaggagagaatgaggaggagaggagggagagtagaggaggaggaggagaggatgaggagaaaggagatatcagagaggagaaggggaggaaaaGAGGATTGACTAACTTCATAGACGTCCTTTACgttctcagcagtaaatcagtAAAACTGAGCGGCCTCCCTCAGTACCGGGGAAAGAAGGAAATGTAATGTGCGGCGCCATGGCTTCTTTTTGCAAAACGGTTTGTTCATGACAGCATACGAGGAAAAATGAAGGAAGCTCAAAGTGTGGTCAGAGCGACGGGGAACAGAGTGAGGTCGGGCTGAATCATCTTGCCGGTTGCGCAGATTCAGTGACAAGCTTTGCGGTACTGTCTTATCTGAAGGCCAGTGTCCTGTGACTCAATGACTGCATCACTGGAGTCAGACATCATGAGGACACAAATAAGATAAGATTCAagtgtaatttgttagaaagTGCAGTTTGCTGTTCCAGACTGACTGCCTGCCACCGTAGAAGCTCCCGGCTCACTTCAAACCAATCCGAAATATGTTCACTGATTCGTTGGGGGAACCCATCTTGCCTTTCACTCACAGGAGGTGCAACACTTGAGGATGGTGGAGAGACatagggtgggagagagggaggaggggagggagggaggagggagggggggggaaggagagagggagggacgagagaaggagagggagcagagagtgatggggcaagagagggaggaatcagagagggaggagatgggagggaggcgagagggagggagggaggagagagggagggagggagggattagACGTATTTTGGGTTGGCAGTTACTGCAGCCTCTCTTTACGGCTCTCAAATCTTACCCAAAGCAGCTTTTATCTAGAGATGTGTGTACGTACTTACATGACTTATCTgtataattaaacaataaatatgCATTCTATGTTGTTCACTCTCTTTCGATATGTCCCAATTCAACGTTATGGAATAATCTGACCATAAGGGGTTACCATTGTAGCATCCATCCGAGGCTGAACCAAACCCACCTCCACTCCACACAGACAGGCCTTGACATACTATCGTACGCTCCTCTTCTCCAGTTTGTtaaacaatcaaacaatcaGCATTCAGGCACattcagccccccctcctccgaaCCGTACAATGTGGAAATCAGAAGACTACGGCGGTTCACTGTGGCCCCCTGTATCGTGAGCGGCTTCGTTGTTCAAGACATCCCGCTTTCACATGGTcggcaataaaataaaacccaTTCCTAAAAAACTAATTTTGTTTTAATCGCCTCAGCCTTTCAGGGGGAATcattttaaatttgatgcgaaAAATAACGGCTGCTTACGTCACGAGTGTCTGCACAGCCGTGACACCTGAAACCCCGGCGCCATGAAAGGCAGCGGCGTGGAGATCGAGCCGTGTAACCGCGTAAAAAGCTTCACCCCTGTGTCAGCGTCCGTTTGGAGACACTCAGGAGAGACTCTGGT
The window above is part of the Gadus morhua chromosome 20, gadMor3.0, whole genome shotgun sequence genome. Proteins encoded here:
- the igsf3l gene encoding immunoglobulin superfamily member 3 isoform X2 — its product is MRSFTAACYLRTLLLGLLHIQCGARVLTEVPSGPLYRVAGHPLRVPCNVSGFRDAEREKGFQVLMQEPEKTMDINVISARDQNFAWGKFSGRVKSKEITLAMLAPNSALFTIGELKASDEGEYECAVENDETAYDGTYSAKIKVKVIDNTLTVSSPDPPSLSLDEGDPLTLTCQASSNTVQHTHLSVTWYLHMDGEEPPQPIVSLDKDLTPSPGPRFRERYGAGIVRLDKVGEATYRLTIAQLEPSDQGRVYCQAREWIQDPDRSWYPITQKDSETTALTVKAKDQVGAEQGSLSVRLSVRPEALQEGQELALTCSVEGLAARQSFSVAWLRDGSELARFGPTGVLHVGAEHGDRHTGGQLLATKTGPREHLLVLRPVRVQDQGGYACRAWPQDRNEDESFTQGQYRDSPTQVVSISATASELSVQMGGESVAVTEGGRLQLTCRVTGFRGRLSVTWEHKSASPSRQVVGLSQEGVVEPGPDFAQRDVRARRPAADTFTLELEEVRPSDAGTYGCTVSEWTVKPTGDVELSHSQEKTCTVNVGLLENTLRLTLKGRDTAATLGGDVELWCHVKAPRIPMTLTWTLRRDGSPPDRLLELSPDGAITWRGGRQQRYQLRVERLDETVLVHKLRIAGATPSEAGRYQCEASVFLEKRHKKMNPSNELAVMVTRPESKLSLDAQSISGLLDADVVVTCSVTETTPGNPSYAVTWREERDNRTLLVSSRDGVVTPGAQATPGDEQRISMRQRAGPSFELTIRRARVGDSGRYSCVVVEWLQDPNDNWFDLPPVRGTMTLQISEPEGGLSVGGGREVNVTVAASHDFTVPCDIIAQSSPYSAFNVTWFWRREADGETRPLFTAHPDGTLQDVSGRGDRLRFHRPRPALFSLTVSGALPEDGGRYHCRVEEWLLSPSRRRVGGVQRSEELSVNIQEGGLSVGGGGEVNVTVAASHDFTVPCDIIAQSSPYSAFNVTWFWRREADGETRPLFTAHPDGTLQDVSGRGDRLRFHRPRPALFSLTVSGALPEDGGRYHCRVEEWLLSPSRRRVGGVQRSEELSVNIQGNMHAASDSSSSAILPGVLTGLIVLLLVVVGVLVLKIRQGPTTGARKKTSLWTEGVFLKDKAPKHIDED
- the igsf3l gene encoding immunoglobulin superfamily member 3 isoform X1, translated to MRSFTAACYLRTLLLGLLHIQCGARVLTEVPSGPLYRVAGHPLRVPCNVSGFRDAEREKGFQVLMQEPEKTMDINVISARDQNFAWGKFSGRVKSKEITLAMLAPNSALFTIGELKASDEGEYECAVENDETAYDGTYSAKIKVKVIDNTLTVSSPDPPSLSLDEGDPLTLTCQASSNTVQHTHLSVTWYLHMDGEEPPQPIVSLDKDLTPSPGPRFRERYGAGIVRLDKVGEATYRLTIAQLEPSDQGRVYCQAREWIQDPDRSWYPITQKDSETTALTVKAKDQVGAEQGSLSVRLSVRPEALQEGQELALTCSVEGLAARQSFSVAWLRDGSELARFGPTGVLHVGAEHGDRHTGGQLLATKTGPREHLLVLRPVRVQDQGGYACRAWPQDRNEDESFTQGQYRDSPTQVVSISATASELSVQMGGESVAVTEGGRLQLTCRVTGFRGRLSVTWEHKSASPSRQVVGLSQEGVVEPGPDFAQRDVRARRPAADTFTLELEEVRPSDAGTYGCTVSEWTVKPTGDVELSHSQEKTCTVNVGLLENTLRLTLKGRDTAATLGGDVELWCHVKAPRIPMTLTWTLRRDGSPPDRLLELSPDGAITWRGGRQQRYQLRVERLDETVLVHKLRIAGATPSEAGRYQCEASVFLEKRHKKMNPSNELAVMVTRPESKLSLDAQSISGLLDADVVVTCSVTETTPGNPSYAVTWREERDNRTLLVSSRDGVVTPGAQATPGDEQRISMRQRAGPSFELTIRRARVGDSGRYSCVVVEWLQDPNDNWFDLPPVRGTMTLQISEPEGGLSVGGGREVNVTVAASHDFTVPCDIIAQSSPYSAFNVTWFWRREADGETRPLFTAHPDGTLQDVSGRGDRLRFHRPRPALFSLTVSGALPEDGGRYHCRVEEWLLSPSRRRVGGVQRSEELSVNIQVFDMQVDHDQRNLRVTEGNDVDLDCSLTKYGFGPGTAFSLTWFYTGPLPGENVTLAELSQEGLLTRPWGGGPGRRLTLSRPDRCNFRLSLQSAQPGDGGHYWCRVEQHRLGQEGRWQLVAVDTSGRTHLTVGDPEGGLSVGGGGEVNVTVAASHDFTVPCDIIAQSSPYSAFNVTWFWRREADGETRPLFTAHPDGTLQDVSGRGDRLRFHRPRPALFSLTVSGALPEDGGRYHCRVEEWLLSPSRRRVGGVQRSEELSVNIQGNMHAASDSSSSAILPGVLTGLIVLLLVVVGVLVLKIRQGPTTGARKKTSLWTEGVFLKDKAPKHIDED